A genomic region of Cryptococcus gattii WM276 chromosome F, complete sequence contains the following coding sequences:
- a CDS encoding Diacylglycerol cholinephosphotransferase, putative (Similar to TIGR gene model, INSD accession AAW44309.1) encodes MRITKSQFTGLDAYKYSGIDKSVVSKYILGPFWAWLVTLFPKNIAPNTITFIGLCFVFTNVGTLLFFDPMYQGTALPTWVYLSFAFGLFAYQSMDAIDGKQARRTGMASALGEMFDHGCDAINTTLEVILACHALGLNQSWWTVASQVASLCNFYVSTWEEYHTGTLYLSAFSGPVEGILLIVGIYIITALHPLGSSFWSQPLLKPVLYLAPQLFPYVQKVDGLLESFGVWKYVRLESIPANVAFMSFGAVGTLANIVTSYHNVITSRRKAGKAILPPLFGLLPFFTHTAILVAWLHAELKGGVCIVHDSRMLPFLGYWGMAFSYQVSQLILAHVTKSSFPYWNGMMIFSLFGAADANMGWLFGREPLVQSSPVAANVFIWMSFVVALFNYVRFAREVIWQICEYTGLACFTVRHKDENGKWVQNGKKTQ; translated from the exons AGTCCCAGTTCACAGGGCTCGACGCCTACAAATACTCGGGTATCGACAAGTCCGTTGTCAGCAAGTACATCCTCGGCCCATTCTGGGCATGGCTCGTCACCTTGTTCCCTAAGAACATTGCTCCGAACACCATCACCTTCATCGGCCTCTGTTTTGTCTTCACCAATGTCGGCACCCTCTTGTTTTTTGACCCGATGTACCAGGGGACAGCACTCCCTACTTGGGTGTATCTTTCTTTTGCGTTTGGGCTTTTCGCGTACCAGAGTATGGATGCGATTGATGGAAAGCAAGCTAGGCGGACAGGGATGGCCAGTGCCCTGGGAGAGATGTTTGACCATGGATGTG ATGCTATCAATACCACT CTCGAAGTGATCCTCGCTTGCCACGCCTTGGGCCTTAACCAATCATGGTGGACCGTCGCATCCCAAGTCGCTTCTCTCTGCAACTTTTACGTCTCCACCTGGGAAGAATACCACACCGGCACTCTGTACCTTTCCGCCTTTTCCGGTCCTGTTGAAGGTATCCTCCTCATTGTCGGTATCTACATCATTACCGCTCTTCACCCTCTCGGCTCCAGTTTCTGGTCCCAACCCCTACTCAAACCAGTTCTCTACCTCGCTCCTCAACTTTTCCCATATGTCCAGAAAGTCGACGGTCTACTTGAATCCTTCGGTGTCTGGAAATACGTCAGGCTGGAGAGTATCCCGGCCAATGTGGCATTCATGTCGTTCGGTGCAGTTGGGACGCTTGCCAACATTGTAACCAGCTACCACAACGTCATCACTAGTCGTCGAAAAGCCGGTAAAGCCATTTTGCCGCCCTTGTTTGGTCTCTTACCCTTCTTCACGCATACTGCGATCCTTGTTGCGTGGTTGCATGCCGAGTTAAAGGGTGGAGTTTGCATCGTGCATGATTCAAGGATGTTGCCGTTCTTGGGATACTGGGGTATGGC TTTCTCTTACCAAGTCTCCCAACTTATCCTTGCACACGTTACAAAGAGTAGCTTCCCTTACTGGAATGGTATGATGATCTTCTCGCTCTTCGGGGCGGCTGATGCCAACATGGGCTGGCTCTTTGGCCG TGAACCTTTGGTCCAGTCCTCCCCTGTTGCAGCTAATGTCTTCATCTGGATGTCGTTTGTGGTGGCGTTGTTCAACTATGTTCGATTCGCGAGGGAAGTTATCTGGCAAAT ATGCGAATACACCGGCCTCGCATGCTTTACTGTCAGACACAAGGATGAGAATGGCAAGTGGGTGCagaatgggaagaagacgCAATAG